A genomic window from Photobacterium gaetbulicola Gung47 includes:
- a CDS encoding major facilitator superfamily permease gives MSLVSMPFVDSGVDTALHVVAAVVLFGSIAAAVYGFWRIHELPIQKAHKNEHHQLGLITALTWIGFIWHWVWVVAVIIAFVDGEQALRHIRDIWKEKDTQQPSGPTPAVCKSSASESVNMANEEVENA, from the coding sequence ATGAGTCTCGTCAGCATGCCTTTTGTCGACAGCGGAGTCGATACTGCGCTTCACGTTGTTGCCGCTGTGGTTCTATTTGGATCCATAGCTGCAGCCGTGTATGGGTTTTGGCGTATCCATGAATTGCCGATACAAAAAGCACACAAGAATGAACATCATCAGTTGGGGCTGATAACAGCCCTGACTTGGATTGGATTTATCTGGCACTGGGTATGGGTTGTCGCGGTCATTATTGCCTTTGTCGATGGCGAGCAAGCGCTTCGCCATATTCGCGATATCTGGAAAGAAAAAGATACCCAACAACCCTCAGGGCCGACTCCTGCGGTCTGTAAGTCTTCAGCGTCTGAGTCTGTGAACATGGCTAACGAGGAGGTTGAAAATGCTTGA
- a CDS encoding AraC-type transcriptional regulator (COG2207) codes for MPLPESQFQAAFVRSIFFKPFIRALDKHYGITSDDLGVPLKLLNEPMTLVPFSDLNQKMAELEVTLGDPAYLCRMANDISFSNMDHLGEWFLSTPELALSFRRINYGTSCLQSGATFHGELSGKIIKWTYDNHFSSGRGRFQDSLRIAAMFTNTLRYFMGESYHPLTVELSGPPCGNGELETFFGADIRWNAPSTRVWLDISILEHGNTFPFEVTRPMMLTNLELDEFLNMPQPHDAAKMMYEMINYSRFYGYPSLDFVAQRFNLSRQQLQRRLHQFGWSFSTITSYVLCNQAIKYMQANLSIKDIARELGYNNVQSFSKAFQRQRGQTPTQYKEKLMERSRSRRL; via the coding sequence ATGCCATTGCCTGAATCACAATTCCAAGCAGCCTTTGTTCGCTCTATTTTCTTCAAACCGTTTATTCGTGCCCTTGACAAGCATTACGGGATAACATCCGACGATTTGGGCGTACCGCTTAAATTGCTCAATGAGCCCATGACCTTGGTACCATTTTCCGATCTCAACCAGAAAATGGCAGAACTAGAAGTGACACTTGGCGACCCCGCTTACCTTTGTCGCATGGCGAACGACATCAGTTTCAGTAATATGGATCATCTTGGCGAATGGTTTCTCTCAACCCCGGAGCTTGCCCTCTCCTTTCGCCGGATCAATTACGGTACCTCTTGTCTGCAGTCAGGCGCGACCTTTCACGGTGAATTATCGGGCAAGATCATCAAATGGACCTATGACAACCACTTCTCTTCCGGGCGAGGACGGTTTCAGGACAGTTTGCGCATAGCGGCGATGTTCACCAATACCTTACGCTACTTTATGGGAGAGAGTTATCACCCGTTAACCGTCGAGCTAAGCGGTCCACCTTGTGGTAACGGCGAGTTAGAAACGTTTTTCGGTGCCGATATCCGGTGGAATGCACCATCAACCCGGGTATGGTTAGATATATCTATCTTGGAGCACGGCAATACCTTCCCCTTTGAGGTTACTCGTCCGATGATGCTGACTAACCTCGAGCTCGATGAGTTCCTCAATATGCCACAGCCCCATGACGCCGCCAAAATGATGTATGAGATGATTAACTACTCGCGTTTCTATGGGTATCCTAGCTTGGACTTTGTTGCACAGCGGTTCAACTTGTCCAGACAGCAACTCCAGCGCCGTCTCCACCAGTTTGGCTGGAGCTTCAGCACTATCACTAGCTATGTTCTGTGCAATCAAGCCATCAAATACATGCAAGCTAATTTAAGCATCAAGGACATCGCAAGAGAGCTGGGCTATAACAATGTCCAAAGTTTTAGCAAGGCCTTCCAACGTCAGCGGGGACAAACACCGACCCAGTATAAAGAAAAACTGATGGAGAGAAGCCGCAGCAGAAGGCTGTAA